One genomic window of Gossypium hirsutum isolate 1008001.06 chromosome D11, Gossypium_hirsutum_v2.1, whole genome shotgun sequence includes the following:
- the LOC107929695 gene encoding nardilysin-like isoform X6, which translates to MEGNKKSLVDAIEKGIDLCKQILELYNDYYHGGLMKLVVIGGESLDVLQHWVVELFSDVRQGSQGKPEFKVAGPVWRAGKLYRLEAVKDVHILELRWALPCLLQAYLQKPEDYLAHLLGHDFRIEMDFQLGGCIEPGEVYDK; encoded by the exons ATGGAAGGAAACAAGAAGAGCCTGGTTGATGCTATTGAGAAAGGGATTGATCTATGCAAACAAATACTAGAACTGTATAATGATTATTACCATGGCGGACTGATGAAGTTAGTGGTAATTGGTGGTG AGTCTTTGGATGTACTTCAGCACTGGGTTGTTGAATTATTTTCTGACGTCAGACAAGGTTCTCAAGGAAAGCCAGAGTTTAAGGTGGCAGGTCCTGTCTGGAGAGCTGGTAAACTTTACAGGTTAGAGGCAGTTAAGGATGTCCATATCCTTGAATTAAGGTGGGCACTGCCTTGTCTTTTGCAAGCATATCTGCAGAAACCAGAAGATTATCTGGCTCATCTTCTTGGCCATG ATTTCAGAATTGAGATGGATTTCCAGCTTGGAGGATGTATAGAGCCTGGAGAAGTTTATGATAAATAA
- the LOC107929695 gene encoding nardilysin-like isoform X3, with protein MEGNKKSLVDAIEKGIDLCKQILELYNDYYHGGLMKLVVIGGESLDVLQHWVVELFSDVRQGSQGKPEFKVAGPVWRAGKLYRLEAVKDVHILELRWALPCLLQAYLQKPEDYLAHLLGHEVSDELWDEVIELMKFRVVDKVLLIRTLAVRALSRFVNDSENSDILDLFLEVLPLEQNSN; from the exons ATGGAAGGAAACAAGAAGAGCCTGGTTGATGCTATTGAGAAAGGGATTGATCTATGCAAACAAATACTAGAACTGTATAATGATTATTACCATGGCGGACTGATGAAGTTAGTGGTAATTGGTGGTG AGTCTTTGGATGTACTTCAGCACTGGGTTGTTGAATTATTTTCTGACGTCAGACAAGGTTCTCAAGGAAAGCCAGAGTTTAAGGTGGCAGGTCCTGTCTGGAGAGCTGGTAAACTTTACAGGTTAGAGGCAGTTAAGGATGTCCATATCCTTGAATTAAGGTGGGCACTGCCTTGTCTTTTGCAAGCATATCTGCAGAAACCAGAAGATTATCTGGCTCATCTTCTTGGCCATG AAGTGAGCGATGAACTATGGGATGAGGTGATAGAGTTAATGAAATTTCGGGTGGTGGACAAGGTTCTGTTAATTCGTACGCTTGCAGTCCGGGCGCTTTCACGATTTGTAAATGATTCTGAAAATAGCGACATTCTTGATTTATTTCTCGAAGTCCTTCCATTGGAGCAGAACTCG AATTGA
- the LOC107929695 gene encoding nardilysin-like isoform X1, which produces MEGNKKSLVDAIEKGIDLCKQILELYNDYYHGGLMKLVVIGGESLDVLQHWVVELFSDVRQGSQGKPEFKVAGPVWRAGKLYRLEAVKDVHILELRWALPCLLQAYLQKPEDYLAHLLGHEVSDELWDEVIELMKFRVVDKVLLIRTLAVRALSRFVNDSENSDILDLFLEVLPLEQNSISELRWISSLEDV; this is translated from the exons ATGGAAGGAAACAAGAAGAGCCTGGTTGATGCTATTGAGAAAGGGATTGATCTATGCAAACAAATACTAGAACTGTATAATGATTATTACCATGGCGGACTGATGAAGTTAGTGGTAATTGGTGGTG AGTCTTTGGATGTACTTCAGCACTGGGTTGTTGAATTATTTTCTGACGTCAGACAAGGTTCTCAAGGAAAGCCAGAGTTTAAGGTGGCAGGTCCTGTCTGGAGAGCTGGTAAACTTTACAGGTTAGAGGCAGTTAAGGATGTCCATATCCTTGAATTAAGGTGGGCACTGCCTTGTCTTTTGCAAGCATATCTGCAGAAACCAGAAGATTATCTGGCTCATCTTCTTGGCCATG AAGTGAGCGATGAACTATGGGATGAGGTGATAGAGTTAATGAAATTTCGGGTGGTGGACAAGGTTCTGTTAATTCGTACGCTTGCAGTCCGGGCGCTTTCACGATTTGTAAATGATTCTGAAAATAGCGACATTCTTGATTTATTTCTCGAAGTCCTTCCATTGGAGCAGAACTCG ATTTCAGAATTGAGATGGATTTCCAGCTTGGAGGATGTATAG
- the LOC107929695 gene encoding nardilysin-like isoform X2, with translation MEGNKKSLVDAIEKGIDLCKQILELYNDYYHGGLMKLVVIGGESLDVLQHWVVELFSDVRQGSQGKPEFKVAGPVWRAGKLYRLEAVKDVHILELRWALPCLLQAYLQKPEDYLAHLLGHEVSDELWDEVIELMKFRVVDKVLLIRTLAVRALSRFVNDSENSDILDLFLEVLPLEQNSPRCLHADDQF, from the exons ATGGAAGGAAACAAGAAGAGCCTGGTTGATGCTATTGAGAAAGGGATTGATCTATGCAAACAAATACTAGAACTGTATAATGATTATTACCATGGCGGACTGATGAAGTTAGTGGTAATTGGTGGTG AGTCTTTGGATGTACTTCAGCACTGGGTTGTTGAATTATTTTCTGACGTCAGACAAGGTTCTCAAGGAAAGCCAGAGTTTAAGGTGGCAGGTCCTGTCTGGAGAGCTGGTAAACTTTACAGGTTAGAGGCAGTTAAGGATGTCCATATCCTTGAATTAAGGTGGGCACTGCCTTGTCTTTTGCAAGCATATCTGCAGAAACCAGAAGATTATCTGGCTCATCTTCTTGGCCATG AAGTGAGCGATGAACTATGGGATGAGGTGATAGAGTTAATGAAATTTCGGGTGGTGGACAAGGTTCTGTTAATTCGTACGCTTGCAGTCCGGGCGCTTTCACGATTTGTAAATGATTCTGAAAATAGCGACATTCTTGATTTATTTCTCGAAGTCCTTCCATTGGAGCAGAACTCG CCACGTTGTTTGCATGCTGATGACCAGTTTTGA
- the LOC107929695 gene encoding nardilysin-like isoform X8, with translation MEGNKKSLVDAIEKGIDLCKQILELYNDYYHGGLMKLVVIGGESLDVLQHWVVELFSDVRQGSQGKPEFKVAGPVWRAGKLYRLEAVKDVHILELRWALPCLLQAYLQKPEDYLAHLLGHATLFAC, from the exons ATGGAAGGAAACAAGAAGAGCCTGGTTGATGCTATTGAGAAAGGGATTGATCTATGCAAACAAATACTAGAACTGTATAATGATTATTACCATGGCGGACTGATGAAGTTAGTGGTAATTGGTGGTG AGTCTTTGGATGTACTTCAGCACTGGGTTGTTGAATTATTTTCTGACGTCAGACAAGGTTCTCAAGGAAAGCCAGAGTTTAAGGTGGCAGGTCCTGTCTGGAGAGCTGGTAAACTTTACAGGTTAGAGGCAGTTAAGGATGTCCATATCCTTGAATTAAGGTGGGCACTGCCTTGTCTTTTGCAAGCATATCTGCAGAAACCAGAAGATTATCTGGCTCATCTTCTTGGCCATG CCACGTTGTTTGCATGCTGA
- the LOC107929695 gene encoding nardilysin-like isoform X7 translates to MEGNKKSLVDAIEKGIDLCKQILELYNDYYHGGLMKLVVIGGESLDVLQHWVVELFSDVRQGSQGKPEFKVAGPVWRAGKLYRLEAVKDVHILELRWALPCLLQAYLQKPEDYLAHLLGHELRWISSLEDV, encoded by the exons ATGGAAGGAAACAAGAAGAGCCTGGTTGATGCTATTGAGAAAGGGATTGATCTATGCAAACAAATACTAGAACTGTATAATGATTATTACCATGGCGGACTGATGAAGTTAGTGGTAATTGGTGGTG AGTCTTTGGATGTACTTCAGCACTGGGTTGTTGAATTATTTTCTGACGTCAGACAAGGTTCTCAAGGAAAGCCAGAGTTTAAGGTGGCAGGTCCTGTCTGGAGAGCTGGTAAACTTTACAGGTTAGAGGCAGTTAAGGATGTCCATATCCTTGAATTAAGGTGGGCACTGCCTTGTCTTTTGCAAGCATATCTGCAGAAACCAGAAGATTATCTGGCTCATCTTCTTGGCCATG AATTGAGATGGATTTCCAGCTTGGAGGATGTATAG
- the LOC107929695 gene encoding nardilysin-like isoform X4, translated as MKLVVIGGESLDVLQHWVVELFSDVRQGSQGKPEFKVAGPVWRAGKLYRLEAVKDVHILELRWALPCLLQAYLQKPEDYLAHLLGHEVSDELWDEVIELMKFRVVDKVLLIRTLAVRALSRFVNDSENSDILDLFLEVLPLEQNSISELRWISSLEDV; from the exons ATGAAGTTAGTGGTAATTGGTGGTG AGTCTTTGGATGTACTTCAGCACTGGGTTGTTGAATTATTTTCTGACGTCAGACAAGGTTCTCAAGGAAAGCCAGAGTTTAAGGTGGCAGGTCCTGTCTGGAGAGCTGGTAAACTTTACAGGTTAGAGGCAGTTAAGGATGTCCATATCCTTGAATTAAGGTGGGCACTGCCTTGTCTTTTGCAAGCATATCTGCAGAAACCAGAAGATTATCTGGCTCATCTTCTTGGCCATG AAGTGAGCGATGAACTATGGGATGAGGTGATAGAGTTAATGAAATTTCGGGTGGTGGACAAGGTTCTGTTAATTCGTACGCTTGCAGTCCGGGCGCTTTCACGATTTGTAAATGATTCTGAAAATAGCGACATTCTTGATTTATTTCTCGAAGTCCTTCCATTGGAGCAGAACTCG ATTTCAGAATTGAGATGGATTTCCAGCTTGGAGGATGTATAG
- the LOC107929695 gene encoding nardilysin-like isoform X5 gives MKLVVIGGESLDVLQHWVVELFSDVRQGSQGKPEFKVAGPVWRAGKLYRLEAVKDVHILELRWALPCLLQAYLQKPEDYLAHLLGHEVSDELWDEVIELMKFRVVDKVLLIRTLAVRALSRFVNDSENSDILDLFLEVLPLEQNSN, from the exons ATGAAGTTAGTGGTAATTGGTGGTG AGTCTTTGGATGTACTTCAGCACTGGGTTGTTGAATTATTTTCTGACGTCAGACAAGGTTCTCAAGGAAAGCCAGAGTTTAAGGTGGCAGGTCCTGTCTGGAGAGCTGGTAAACTTTACAGGTTAGAGGCAGTTAAGGATGTCCATATCCTTGAATTAAGGTGGGCACTGCCTTGTCTTTTGCAAGCATATCTGCAGAAACCAGAAGATTATCTGGCTCATCTTCTTGGCCATG AAGTGAGCGATGAACTATGGGATGAGGTGATAGAGTTAATGAAATTTCGGGTGGTGGACAAGGTTCTGTTAATTCGTACGCTTGCAGTCCGGGCGCTTTCACGATTTGTAAATGATTCTGAAAATAGCGACATTCTTGATTTATTTCTCGAAGTCCTTCCATTGGAGCAGAACTCG AATTGA